In Fibrobacter sp., the genomic stretch CAAACCGGGGATTTTCCGCTACATTTCGCAGTTGCCTCCTTCCACGTCAGCTCTCGAGATGTTCGTCTATGCAGACAACGCCCAAGTCAAGGTGAATGGCGGTACTTCGACAAAGGTAGAACTTCCGTCTTCAAATACTAATGTCAATATAACGCTTACCAGAAATTTGATTTCAGGATTCCCAACCGAAGCGTTCAGTAGCACCTATGCGTTCAACTTTATCAAGAATGCCAATTATCGCGTCTATTGGAACCCACAGAGCCAATGCAAGCAAGGTTGCGATGGATCTGAACCGGCAACAGCCTTTGGAGACTTTGCGACGGTTCTCGAAATAGCCAAGGCTACGGGACGCGAAATCAATATGGTTGGAGGGGTTTGGAACGTAACCGACAATTTTACTGAAGGTGTTGTTCCTTGGAAGGTCGGTTTTGAACTAGTGGGGTATGTTGGCAATATATGGGATTTGAAATCTGAAAATGACCTTCCTTCTATTAATCTAGAAAATGTTGAACATATTGAAGTTGAAGGACGGTCTCCACGCCGTTTTGTCGGTCTTAACATTATGAATGGGTATAATGTTGACAATGGCGGCGCAGTTAAGGTGCTAAGTCAAAAGATTTACTTAAAAAATGTACTTATATCGTCTTCTAAGTCGGAGGGTGATGGTGGTGGGCTATATGTTATAGATACATTGAATGCTGAATATGTGCGTTTCTCCAATAATTTGGCTAATGGAAATGGAGGAGCAATTGCAATTAGTGGAAATATAAATATGCTCAACGTTCTTTTTTTAAATAATATCTCTTTGAAAAATGGCGGTGCTGTTGAAATGCGTAATGCCGAGATGTATGTAGGAAATGCCATTTTCTATGATAATCATGCGGGTCTTGTTGGTGGGGCTATGTACAATGAAAATTCTTCTCTTAGTATGTGGAATGCGACTTTCTTTTCTAATTCTGCAACAGTCGCAAATGGGGCTTTAGGAGGTGATGCGAATGGAATGATTGGAAATAGTATTTTTTGGAAGAATATTGTATCGGATTGCAATACGGAAAATTGTTCTTCGGAAATCCCCTTTGGGTATTTGGCAGTAAACTCTTCTTTTTCTCAGGATTATGTTGGAAAAAACATACATGTTGGGGATCCGAAATTTGCTGATGAGGAGAAACCTGAAGGAGAAAGTATGTATATGGACTATGATGCTGGGCTTAATTTATCTTTAAATTCACCTTTGTTGAATTATGGTGAAAAGAGTGATTATATGCCGAAAAATGATTTGCTGGGAGAACTTCGAGAATCAGAGCATGTTGCGCTTGGCGCTTATGCGTATGCGATGCCGAGTGATGATGTTTTTATAGGATTATTGGATTCGGATGGGAACGTGGTTTCTGCTAAGCCGGCGATTCCTTTGATAAACGCTGTTTCTGGAGGCTATTATAGGGAATTTTTGGCGAATTCTCAGTACGCAAGAGTATTAAAAGCGTCTGTAAGAAAACATGAAAAAACACGAAAGGAAAAGGCACGCGTTAAATTGTGGGTGAAAAATTTTGAAGGAGAAGTATATACTGATATCCCTCCTGTTGAATTTGATGTATTTCGTAATGGTGAAGAAAATGGGCGCTATGTTTTCCAGACGATGACGGCCAATGCGGGAAAACCAATTTTTTTCTCGAAGCGACCTCAAGATGCGGGAAATTTTGATGAGGGAATTGTTATTTGTATGAAATCTGTTACGGATTATTTCTATTATGAGGCCGAGTGAAAAATGAAAATAAAAATTGTAAAGATGCTTGCAATATTCATAATCGCTGGAATTCAGATTGCTTGTGAAGAAGAGGTCGCAAAAGGAGAAACTTATGCTGGTGCGAATACTATGGAATGTCACATGGAGGGAAATAAACTTGAATGCATTGAAAAAAATCCATATATAAATCCTGTGACTAATAATTATGAGAGTAGTTTATTTTATGGTGATGGAGAGATCGCTGAATTTAATTGGAATGAAACAATCCCCTGGTTTTTGCCTTCCCAACAACATGCTTATGGATTTGATCTTGATCCCCTTTCGCTTTTACCGAATTATATAGAAAATGGAAAAGATGTTTTTGCTTCCGTAGAAACAAACAAATTAGCAAAAGTGAGAGTTCGGGTTGATCCTAACTCTAAAAAGAAATATACTTTGTATAAAGTAGACGAAAATAATGAACCGATTGAATCTATTTTGACGGGAACAGATGTTTGTAAAGAAAAAGATTGTATAAAAGAGGTCGAATTCTCGCCGGGTGATTATGCCGTATATTATGATGATGTGGATATGAAACGCTATTTACATATTATAGAATATGAACCATGCCCCAAGGATGTAATCTTTGTGCAATTTGGTTCTGAAAATGGAGCGACTTGCTTAAATAGTGAAAAAAATGGATGCTATACCAAAAAACTTGTAGAAGATTATTTTAATGAAATTTATAAACAGGCTGTTGTTGTTGGAAAATTTGATGAGAAAGAACCCCAAGAAATAGGTTTTGATGACGTTCTGGTTGTGGATTTTACGGAAAAAGATGCTGTTAGGCATCGAATGGCGACTTATAACGAAATAATTAGAATGGCATTGTATCCTGAATATGCAAAAAGTTTTGAAGAGTATTTGAATAAAAAGGATGAACATGATGTTGCTCAATTGGATTATGATGAAAAAGTTTCAGCCTTGACTGCGTGTACAAAGCAATCAAATAGTACGGAGCAGTGTCAGCAAGAACGAAAAGCTAAGCGGGAGGCTGAAGAAAAATTAGACAAAGTGACAGTAGCTTATAACAGCGCACAAAGTAAATTTAACGATTTATTTGTGAGCGAAAATACGCAAAACCATCATGTTGTGTTTGGGATAAATGAAATGAGAATTAAATGGAATCTATTGAATAATTCAGCGAAAAATATTAATAACTATGAAGATTTTAATCAGGTTTGTACGATGTATCATGAGAAAGAGTTTGAAGATGGTTGCTTAAATTTACGTTTCCCAATGTATTTGTCTAGTTCCTGTGGGGGGGCTACTAAGGAAATAGATGTGGAGATGTACGAATATAATGAGGAAAAAAATACGTTTAGTTTGAAATTGCACAATGCTGGTAATCTTGATAGTCGATGTGATTATAGTATTTTTGCTGATGTGTATCCTTACGTTCCAAGCTTGCATCAGGCTGTTCAATATACGTTACAAATGCTGAAAAGTGAACAAAATCATACTGCTATTGGAGGCTTTGTTTGGGGATCACATGTTGCTGGAAAAAATTCATTTTATGTTTTATGTCATGAAATAGGACACGCTTTTGGATTGACGGATTTGTATGTAAATGAAGATGATCCGACTATGCTTAATGGAATTGGATCAAATGAGACAAATTTGATGAATAACTCAACCCCTATTGGTACGAGAATTCGATATCGACCATTGGAGGTTGTTGCTACATCAACGAATGACAGATTCAAGTTGAAGAGTGGAAAATATGCGACGGAAAATCAATGGGAATGTATTCGCTCGGTTGAGAAATGTTATAAACAGTAGGAGGCGTTGTATGTGTTATCGTGTTGGCATCAAATTGCTGTTTCTAGTTTTTTTATGTACTGTTTTTGCTTTTGCAGGGAAAAATTCTATTTATGAAATGGATGGACATAAAGTCAATCCCTATAACAAAGTACGGGGGCCTAAGGCTGTTGTGGTTGTTTCACATCAGCAAAGGAACTATGTTGATTTAGATTCATCAGTAATTAGCCAGGATACTGTTTTTGTTTCCTTGACGGATTCTGTTCTTTGGCTTGAAATGGAAAAAAATACGGTATATTCTGTTTGTGCTGAAAATAGTTATGGTGGAGTGTGGACTGTTGTTGGTTTTAATTATCGCAAGCAGAATGATAATTGTATTCAATTGTATTCGGGCAATTATGTTAAAACAGCGACGATTAATTATTCGATAAAAAAAGGAATTAAATATACCTATAATCTCTTAATAGGCATGAAGTATATTGACCTTGGAAAGAAAAAACAGTTGCTTGGTTTTCGTGGCCCAGAATATGAAATAAAAAAGCCAGTCGTCTATCTAGATGCCGAATCAGAATTGAATAATCGTATTTATCCGGATTCGATTAGATACGAAAAAATAGATGAAACTTTGGCCGTAGATAAATATATGGTCACGGAATGCGAATTTATACAGACTTTGTGGGATTCTATTCCGACCGCTCAAATGGAGGGGTTGCCTGAATTCCAAAAGTATTGGATGCAGAAAAAAAGGGCTTCGATAAAAGGGGCCTTGTGTGATGCCCATGATTCTGCGGCTATTAGAATTCCTCCCTATCTGGCGCTTGTTTATGCG encodes the following:
- a CDS encoding SUMF1/EgtB/PvdO family nonheme iron enzyme, which translates into the protein MCYRVGIKLLFLVFLCTVFAFAGKNSIYEMDGHKVNPYNKVRGPKAVVVVSHQQRNYVDLDSSVISQDTVFVSLTDSVLWLEMEKNTVYSVCAENSYGGVWTVVGFNYRKQNDNCIQLYSGNYVKTATINYSIKKGIKYTYNLLIGMKYIDLGKKKQLLGFRGPEYEIKKPVVYLDAESELNNRIYPDSIRYEKIDETLAVDKYMVTECEFIQTLWDSIPTAQMEGLPEFQKYWMQKKRASIKGALCDAHDSAAIRIPPYLALVYANLRSVRDGLKPVYSFSNESSNDDVVGFSGKRRFGMLKEGFCTSCMAENRRYILVSVNNSADGYRLPYYNEWMALARGGQSNYRFVWGDEKDSVQASRHAWFGVRDIDDKYVKMEASKTSDDKFWLKYSCGKWLQKSRPVGMLQANPYGLFDMAGLVCENVMLPGKSIFGDEVFSCKGGFLSDSLASLNLGSHCDTGKTRGGLVFQGLRLVRKIKGN